The following are from one region of the Pirellulaceae bacterium genome:
- a CDS encoding 5-(carboxyamino)imidazole ribonucleotide synthase, translated as MPASANTPSPSTSTLAAQSVQPGSWLGVLGGGQLGRMFTQAAQRLGYQVAIYESEPESPAAQLANRNFCPSDQPGVSPEALVQRMAHLCDVVTLEFENIPASMVRAAADHCLTHPCAEFLELCQDRKREKQSLSSIGCPTTPFTPVTSQSEAAAAGAQLGWPVVLKTACSGYDGKGQCLVRAPADLPAAWNKLNSDHVVAEKWIDFVAEVSMLTARNAAGQIVHYPLFENQHSHHILDVTHCPVRPELLPFQEQATEICRHVAQSFSVVGLFCIEFFVSRDGRLLINEIAPRPHNSGHLTIEAFDISQFEMQVRAICNLPLRTPRQLSPAAMANLLGDLWRDSTPNWNAVLELPQTFLHLYGKSEARSGRKMGHITVLDDYHAATLAQQARAALIA; from the coding sequence GTGCCAGCTTCTGCCAATACCCCATCGCCATCAACCTCGACGCTCGCCGCGCAATCGGTACAACCGGGAAGTTGGTTGGGAGTCCTGGGCGGTGGCCAATTGGGGCGCATGTTTACCCAGGCGGCTCAACGGCTGGGCTACCAGGTCGCCATCTATGAATCTGAACCAGAAAGTCCGGCGGCGCAACTGGCCAATCGCAACTTTTGCCCCAGCGACCAGCCAGGCGTTTCGCCCGAAGCCTTGGTCCAGCGGATGGCCCACTTATGCGACGTCGTCACGTTGGAATTCGAGAATATTCCGGCGTCCATGGTGCGGGCTGCAGCCGATCACTGCCTGACGCATCCTTGCGCCGAGTTCTTGGAGCTGTGCCAAGACCGCAAACGTGAAAAACAATCGTTGTCCAGTATTGGCTGTCCCACGACGCCATTTACGCCTGTCACCTCACAATCCGAGGCGGCCGCTGCCGGAGCCCAACTGGGCTGGCCGGTCGTTCTGAAGACGGCCTGCAGTGGCTACGATGGTAAAGGACAATGCCTAGTTCGCGCGCCCGCCGACCTGCCTGCCGCCTGGAACAAGCTGAATTCGGATCACGTGGTGGCTGAAAAGTGGATCGACTTTGTGGCCGAAGTCTCGATGCTTACTGCGCGCAACGCCGCTGGACAGATTGTTCACTACCCACTGTTTGAAAACCAGCACAGCCACCACATTCTGGATGTAACCCATTGCCCTGTGCGTCCCGAACTATTGCCCTTCCAAGAACAAGCCACGGAGATTTGTCGCCATGTCGCCCAATCGTTTTCGGTGGTTGGACTGTTTTGCATCGAGTTCTTTGTCAGCCGTGACGGCCGTTTACTGATTAACGAAATCGCTCCCCGCCCGCATAATTCAGGACACTTAACGATAGAGGCCTTCGACATCAGCCAGTTCGAAATGCAAGTGCGCGCCATTTGCAACCTGCCACTCAGAACCCCACGTCAGCTCAGCCCAGCCGCCATGGCCAACCTGCTGGGTGATCTATGGCGAGACAGCACACCCAACTGGAATGCTGTTCTAGAACTCCCTCAGACTTTCTTGCATCTCTATGGAAAATCCGAAGCCCGCTCCGGCCGGAAGATGGGCCACATCACTGTATTAGACGACTATCACGCCGCGACCTTAGCACAGCAAGCTCGCGCCGCGCTCATTGCCTAG
- the gyrA gene encoding DNA gyrase subunit A gives MDSGTGTILIDQPIEDELRDSYLTYAMSVIVSRALPDVRDGLKPSQRRILVAMNDLNLGPGAKRVKCAKISGDTSGNYHPHGEAVIYPTLVRMAQEWNMRQVLIDKQGNFGSIAGLPAAAMRYTEARLSSAASLLLDDLKLDTVDFVPTYDEARTEPVVLPSRFPNLLVNGATGIAVGMATSIPPHNLREVCAGIIALVDNPDVSLDELMEIIPGPDFPTGGIICGRYGIRQGYRTGRSTIVVRARTKIETVRNRSRIIINEIPFQQFRDRVVERIAELVSSGRIKGISGIRDESDLKEPVRLVVDIKQGHDADVVLNQLYQFSPLQDSFSLIFLALVDGKPRELNIKEMLQEFVRHRVTVIRRRTQFLLARARKRKHTVEGLLLALADIDQIIQIIRTSRTQAEAKQRLMGVEVPAAMMQRALGDRGFEQFKEDRGQAPTYSLTSVQTDAILVMRLGQLVNLEQDKLVEEYQKLLEEIEGYLTILSDMRNIYAIIKAETEEIARRFGDNRRTEISHEEIGNYNLEDLITEETMVVTISHRGYIKRIPSVTYRAQRRGGKGITGAKTDDEDPVEHLFVASTHAYLLFFTTQGKVYWQKVYDIPLLNRESRGRAVVNLLNLAEDEKIAECVAVRDFNLPGHYLMMATKQGLVKKTPLEAYSRPKRGGIIAIKLREDDELMDVVVVGPDDQLVLATAQGKAIRFAETDARAMGRNTSGVKGIRLRKGDSVVGMVVADPTATLLTVCQNGYGKRTWFGQGEKLAGGDPDTETVDGDLPVAEVEEPAEVEVADEPNSSQSYRTQRRGGGGLMDIKTSQRNGPVIGIVPVTDDDELLMMTSRGKIQRVAANEINIIGRNTQGVRIMKLDDEDALTAIVKVPKEDEVDEAAPLPSPVGQSPMEPSLDATSQSVSTSLADDENGAVDVDADQESEESDN, from the coding sequence ATGGACAGCGGCACAGGGACGATTTTGATCGATCAGCCTATCGAAGACGAGCTGCGCGATAGTTATTTGACATACGCCATGAGCGTGATTGTGAGTCGCGCTCTGCCCGACGTTCGCGACGGACTCAAGCCGTCGCAGCGTCGCATCTTGGTAGCCATGAACGACCTTAACTTGGGACCAGGTGCTAAGCGCGTCAAGTGCGCCAAAATTTCCGGAGATACCAGCGGTAACTACCACCCGCACGGCGAGGCAGTAATTTATCCTACCTTGGTTCGCATGGCGCAAGAATGGAACATGCGCCAAGTGTTAATTGACAAGCAAGGCAATTTCGGTTCAATCGCCGGCCTGCCAGCGGCAGCTATGCGATACACCGAAGCACGACTCAGCAGCGCTGCCTCGTTGTTGTTGGATGATCTCAAGCTGGATACGGTGGACTTTGTCCCAACCTACGATGAGGCTCGCACTGAGCCGGTTGTGCTGCCCAGTCGCTTTCCGAATCTGTTAGTCAATGGTGCCACTGGAATCGCCGTGGGCATGGCCACTAGTATTCCACCGCACAACTTGCGCGAAGTATGCGCTGGCATCATCGCCTTGGTAGACAATCCGGACGTCAGTCTAGACGAATTGATGGAGATTATTCCAGGTCCCGACTTTCCCACTGGTGGGATCATTTGCGGTCGCTACGGCATTCGGCAGGGTTATCGGACTGGGCGCAGTACCATTGTGGTTCGCGCCAGGACGAAGATCGAAACCGTCAGAAACCGCTCGCGAATCATCATCAACGAAATTCCCTTCCAGCAATTTCGTGATCGCGTTGTCGAGCGCATTGCCGAATTGGTCAGCAGTGGTCGAATTAAAGGCATTTCAGGGATTCGAGACGAGAGCGATCTGAAGGAGCCTGTTCGCTTGGTGGTCGACATCAAGCAAGGTCATGATGCCGATGTCGTGCTGAATCAACTGTATCAGTTCTCGCCACTGCAGGATTCATTCTCGTTGATCTTCTTGGCATTGGTTGACGGCAAGCCACGTGAGCTGAACATCAAAGAGATGCTGCAAGAGTTCGTGCGGCATCGCGTGACCGTGATTCGTCGACGAACGCAATTCCTGTTGGCTCGGGCGCGTAAGCGCAAGCACACGGTCGAAGGTTTGTTGTTGGCCCTGGCGGACATCGATCAGATCATTCAGATTATCCGCACCAGTCGCACGCAAGCCGAGGCCAAACAGCGATTGATGGGCGTGGAAGTTCCAGCCGCGATGATGCAGCGCGCTCTGGGCGATCGTGGCTTCGAGCAATTCAAAGAAGATCGTGGTCAAGCACCTACCTATTCGCTGACCAGCGTGCAGACCGATGCCATTCTAGTCATGCGGCTAGGCCAGTTGGTCAACTTGGAACAGGATAAGTTGGTCGAAGAATATCAAAAGCTGTTGGAGGAGATCGAAGGCTATCTGACGATCTTGTCGGACATGCGCAATATCTACGCCATTATCAAAGCCGAGACCGAAGAGATCGCTCGGCGGTTTGGCGACAATCGACGGACCGAGATCAGCCACGAAGAGATCGGCAACTACAACTTGGAAGATTTGATTACCGAAGAGACGATGGTAGTGACCATCAGTCATCGCGGCTACATCAAGCGCATTCCTTCGGTTACTTATCGAGCGCAGCGTCGCGGCGGTAAAGGTATCACCGGTGCCAAGACAGATGACGAAGATCCAGTTGAGCACCTGTTTGTAGCCAGTACTCACGCTTATCTGCTGTTCTTTACGACGCAGGGCAAGGTCTACTGGCAAAAGGTGTACGACATTCCGCTGCTCAATCGTGAAAGTCGGGGGCGGGCGGTCGTCAATCTGCTGAATTTGGCTGAAGATGAGAAAATTGCCGAATGCGTCGCGGTTCGCGATTTTAATTTGCCGGGGCATTACTTGATGATGGCCACCAAGCAGGGGTTGGTAAAGAAGACTCCATTGGAAGCCTACAGTCGCCCCAAGCGCGGAGGCATCATCGCCATCAAACTGCGCGAAGACGACGAGCTGATGGATGTCGTGGTGGTTGGTCCCGACGATCAACTGGTGCTGGCAACTGCACAAGGCAAAGCGATTCGCTTTGCCGAAACCGACGCGCGGGCCATGGGGCGGAACACTTCGGGAGTTAAGGGTATTCGACTGCGCAAGGGTGACAGCGTGGTCGGTATGGTCGTGGCCGACCCCACTGCCACGCTGTTGACTGTGTGTCAAAACGGCTATGGCAAGCGCACTTGGTTTGGGCAGGGAGAGAAACTTGCTGGCGGCGACCCGGATACCGAGACAGTCGATGGTGACTTGCCAGTCGCAGAGGTGGAAGAGCCAGCCGAAGTGGAAGTTGCGGACGAGCCCAATTCCAGCCAATCCTATCGCACCCAACGCCGTGGCGGAGGCGGTTTGATGGATATCAAAACCAGCCAGCGCAATGGTCCGGTGATCGGCATTGTGCCCGTGACCGATGACGATGAGTTGTTGATGATGACCTCGCGCGGAAAAATCCAACGCGTGGCCGCCAATGAAATCAACATCATCGGCCGCAACACCCAAGGCGTGCGGATTATGAAACTGGATGACGAAGACGCGCTAACCGCGATCGTTAAGGTTCCTAAGGAAGATGAAGTTGATGAAGCAGCGCCACTACCGAGTCCTGTCGGCCAGTCGCCGATGGAGCCATCGCTGGATGCAACTTCGCAGTCTGTTTCAACGTCGTTAGCTGACGACGAAAATGGAGCTGTAGATGTAGACGCGGACCAGGAGTCCGAAGAGTCTGACAACTAG
- the crcB gene encoding fluoride efflux transporter CrcB: MWWKFACLFVAGGLGSLARVGLSTLVQRWNGGDFPLGTLAVNLLGCLLFGLVWSLADQKSLMSAQTSWIILAGFMGAFTTFSAFAFESNLLVRQAQWGQLCVNLLSQNVLGIGAVFVGSAIPRWL; the protein is encoded by the coding sequence ATGTGGTGGAAGTTTGCTTGTCTGTTCGTGGCCGGCGGGTTGGGTTCGTTGGCCCGAGTCGGATTGTCAACATTAGTTCAGCGCTGGAACGGCGGCGATTTTCCCTTGGGAACATTAGCGGTCAACCTACTGGGCTGCTTGTTGTTCGGATTGGTCTGGTCGTTGGCCGATCAGAAATCGCTGATGAGCGCCCAGACCAGTTGGATCATCCTGGCCGGATTCATGGGAGCGTTCACGACCTTTTCGGCTTTTGCTTTCGAATCCAACCTGTTGGTTCGTCAGGCACAGTGGGGCCAATTGTGCGTAAATTTACTGTCGCAGAACGTGTTGGGCATTGGTGCAGTGTTTGTGGGCAGCGCCATACCGCGATGGCTGTGA
- the lysS gene encoding lysine--tRNA ligase translates to MSEHHESRLAKLQRIQAQGTDPWGHYFPHRAWTRDVRSRAAEIHYVLKDGTRLDLPDLELTDPDGNKVVDYRSWKQQAGDGEERGPQVRVAGRIILLRGQGKLKFITLRDWTGDIQILIGKAQVGEAAFEMTSNYDLGDWIGVDGRLGRTNTGELTVFASQLHFMCKTLEPPPEKYAGLQDIEQRQRQRYLDLTYNEGSLETFLARTKIIHSIRQTLASRGYCEIEGPTLHTIAGGAAARPFLTHHNTLDMPLVLRIALELHLKRLLVGGMERVYELGRVYRNEGISPRHNPEFTMLEAYEAFANYEVMMDLTEQIILDALKAIGQGYVVNWAGKTIDFTPPFARRTYDDLFCEATGVNPADPSAVATYARQIGLETAGKHPDVIKSEVFEEKVEDSLIGPIFVIDYPASICPLTKRKSNNPEVAERFEMFIHGMELANAYTELNDPLLQQELFSKQLAGQAAEDSMATMDHDFVLALRNGMPPAGGLGIGIDRLVMLLTGSRSIRDVILFPLLRHQETGSTAASSSTSAES, encoded by the coding sequence ATGTCAGAACATCACGAGTCGCGACTGGCTAAGTTGCAACGAATTCAGGCCCAGGGTACCGATCCCTGGGGTCATTACTTTCCCCATCGCGCATGGACCCGTGACGTGCGCAGCCGCGCGGCCGAAATCCATTACGTGCTCAAAGATGGAACGCGACTGGATCTGCCGGATTTGGAGCTGACCGATCCAGATGGCAACAAGGTGGTCGACTATCGTTCCTGGAAGCAACAAGCGGGGGATGGCGAGGAACGTGGTCCACAGGTTCGGGTAGCGGGCCGCATCATCTTGCTGCGCGGGCAAGGCAAGTTGAAATTCATCACGCTGCGTGACTGGACTGGGGATATTCAGATCTTGATTGGCAAAGCGCAGGTGGGCGAAGCGGCCTTCGAGATGACGTCCAACTACGATCTGGGGGATTGGATCGGCGTCGATGGCCGACTGGGACGGACCAACACCGGCGAACTGACCGTGTTTGCGTCCCAACTGCACTTTATGTGCAAAACGCTGGAGCCGCCTCCGGAAAAATATGCTGGCCTGCAGGATATTGAACAGCGACAACGTCAACGTTACTTGGATTTAACCTACAACGAAGGTTCATTGGAAACTTTTCTGGCACGGACCAAGATTATCCATTCGATTCGGCAGACACTGGCCAGTCGTGGGTACTGCGAAATTGAAGGTCCAACACTGCACACGATTGCCGGGGGTGCCGCTGCGCGACCCTTCTTGACACATCACAATACGTTGGACATGCCGTTGGTCTTGCGGATTGCCCTGGAGCTGCATTTAAAGCGGTTGCTGGTGGGTGGCATGGAGCGGGTTTACGAACTGGGGCGTGTCTACCGAAACGAAGGTATTAGTCCTCGCCACAACCCCGAGTTTACGATGTTGGAAGCCTATGAAGCTTTTGCCAACTACGAAGTGATGATGGACCTGACCGAACAGATCATCTTGGACGCTCTGAAAGCCATCGGACAGGGATATGTTGTAAACTGGGCCGGTAAGACGATCGACTTCACACCACCGTTCGCTCGACGCACATACGACGATCTGTTTTGTGAAGCAACTGGAGTCAATCCTGCCGACCCGTCGGCTGTGGCAACTTATGCTCGGCAGATCGGTTTGGAAACGGCTGGCAAACATCCCGACGTGATCAAGAGCGAAGTATTCGAAGAGAAGGTGGAAGATAGCCTGATCGGGCCGATTTTCGTCATCGACTATCCAGCCAGCATTTGCCCGTTGACCAAGCGCAAGTCCAACAATCCCGAGGTCGCCGAGCGGTTCGAGATGTTCATTCATGGCATGGAATTGGCGAACGCCTATACGGAGCTGAACGACCCGCTGCTGCAACAGGAACTGTTCAGCAAGCAGTTGGCAGGTCAAGCTGCTGAGGATTCTATGGCCACCATGGATCATGATTTTGTGTTGGCGCTGCGCAACGGCATGCCGCCCGCAGGAGGCTTAGGAATTGGCATCGACCGACTGGTCATGCTGCTGACCGGATCGCGCAGCATTCGCGACGTGATTTTGTTTCCTCTGTTACGTCATCAAGAAACTGGCTCAACGGCTGCCTCCAGTTCGACAAGTGCTGAATCATGA
- a CDS encoding gamma-glutamylcyclotransferase: protein MDHSLKHVFVYGTLKRGQCRENCWPLAPQRVRAGWTFGRLFDLGAYPALLEGKDRIAGEVWSYCELDLPRVLQVLDQIEVTGQPGIPNEYDRIQVPVTLVGGHQTVLAETYRFADPHYLQCYGRPVAVSVRLDNHQCVTWPVSVHQS, encoded by the coding sequence ATGGACCACTCACTAAAACACGTCTTTGTTTATGGTACTCTCAAGCGCGGCCAATGCCGCGAGAATTGCTGGCCTTTGGCTCCACAGCGAGTCAGAGCGGGCTGGACATTTGGTCGCTTATTTGATCTTGGAGCCTACCCGGCCTTGCTGGAGGGAAAAGACCGGATTGCTGGCGAGGTATGGTCGTACTGTGAATTGGACCTGCCACGGGTCCTGCAAGTACTCGATCAAATCGAGGTTACTGGACAACCCGGCATACCGAACGAATATGATCGGATTCAGGTGCCGGTAACGCTTGTCGGTGGTCACCAGACGGTGCTGGCTGAGACCTACCGGTTTGCCGATCCCCACTATCTGCAGTGCTATGGAAGACCTGTGGCCGTTTCGGTTCGCTTGGACAATCACCAATGCGTCACTTGGCCGGTCAGTGTCCATCAGTCGTAA
- the purE gene encoding 5-(carboxyamino)imidazole ribonucleotide mutase, which produces MSSQAATATPLVGIIMGSRSDWETMRAAADMLSQLGVAHECRVVSAHRTPDWMVQYAQQAEQRGLQVIIAGAGGAAHLPGMVAAQTLLPVLGVPVQSRALQGLDSLLSIVQMPGGVPVGTLAIGSSGAKNAALLAVRILATQDANLRQRLRAWTQSQTQTVLDDSPLD; this is translated from the coding sequence ATGAGTAGCCAAGCTGCGACAGCAACACCACTGGTTGGCATCATTATGGGCAGTCGCTCCGATTGGGAGACGATGCGCGCAGCGGCGGACATGCTTAGTCAACTGGGCGTGGCTCACGAATGTCGCGTCGTATCGGCGCATCGCACGCCGGACTGGATGGTTCAGTATGCTCAGCAAGCCGAACAGCGTGGACTGCAGGTCATCATTGCCGGAGCTGGTGGCGCAGCGCATTTGCCGGGAATGGTTGCGGCCCAAACACTTCTGCCGGTGCTGGGAGTGCCCGTGCAAAGTCGCGCGTTGCAAGGACTGGATTCTCTGTTGTCAATCGTGCAGATGCCGGGCGGAGTACCCGTAGGGACACTGGCTATTGGATCGTCAGGTGCCAAGAACGCGGCTCTGCTAGCGGTGCGAATTCTGGCGACGCAGGATGCCAATCTGCGCCAGCGGCTGCGGGCTTGGACTCAATCTCAGACTCAGACCGTACTGGACGATTCGCCCCTCGACTAG
- a CDS encoding class I mannose-6-phosphate isomerase, translating to MITEAYPLRCQPKFQNYLWGGRRLAERLGKKLPDGGVWAESWEIVDHPEHQSIVENGPLAGWSLRRLAEGNPGWLLGPGIKTLPLLLKYLDCQNVLSVQVHPSDDYALSMQQPDLGKTEAWYVIDSRPGAVLYAGLKSGVSREDLAHAVTAGSVEQCLHQIQPQPGDCVFIPAGTVHALGAGLLVAELQQASNTTFRLFDWNRVGPDGQPRALHVQQALAVTDFDVGPRQIEVPQPTSQPGRQRLVSCDKFIWDRWVGGQVQPIAGDGAFHIVTAPYGGVELIGEAFYESLSCGDSAFLPASLPHCMASIAPDAILLDMFLPKQKR from the coding sequence ATGATTACAGAAGCTTACCCGCTGCGTTGCCAGCCCAAGTTTCAGAATTATCTGTGGGGGGGCAGAAGACTGGCCGAGCGCCTTGGTAAAAAACTACCTGATGGCGGAGTGTGGGCCGAGAGCTGGGAGATCGTCGATCACCCGGAACATCAGAGCATCGTTGAAAATGGCCCGCTGGCTGGCTGGTCCCTGCGTCGCTTGGCTGAAGGCAATCCAGGCTGGTTGCTAGGGCCGGGGATCAAGACTCTGCCGCTGCTTTTGAAATACCTTGACTGTCAAAACGTTCTCAGCGTGCAGGTTCATCCAAGCGATGACTATGCACTTTCGATGCAGCAGCCCGATTTGGGGAAGACCGAAGCCTGGTATGTTATTGACAGCCGACCCGGTGCCGTGCTGTATGCAGGTCTGAAATCCGGGGTGTCGCGGGAAGACTTAGCACATGCAGTAACCGCAGGATCGGTCGAGCAGTGCTTGCATCAAATCCAGCCGCAGCCCGGTGATTGCGTGTTCATTCCGGCAGGCACAGTCCACGCTTTGGGGGCTGGGCTGTTGGTGGCCGAACTCCAACAAGCATCCAACACGACCTTTCGATTGTTCGACTGGAATCGAGTGGGACCAGACGGTCAACCGCGTGCGCTGCACGTTCAACAGGCATTGGCAGTAACGGATTTCGATGTCGGTCCCAGACAAATTGAAGTTCCCCAACCCACGTCACAGCCCGGTCGCCAGCGCTTGGTGAGTTGCGACAAATTCATCTGGGATCGCTGGGTTGGTGGTCAAGTACAACCCATTGCTGGCGACGGAGCGTTTCACATCGTCACCGCGCCTTACGGGGGAGTGGAATTGATTGGCGAAGCGTTTTACGAATCACTCTCCTGTGGCGATAGCGCATTTTTGCCAGCCTCGCTGCCGCATTGCATGGCCAGTATCGCTCCCGACGCGATACTGCTGGATATGTTTCTGCCGAAACAGAAGCGGTGA
- a CDS encoding MFS transporter, with the protein MQRELTRTEKLELMGLLFIHGMALAAWFVPMTPILNQAGLSQLTPYAFAASAVSALLSPLFFGAMADRSVSPAKVLRWTALITAVLVSLVAGCIQSQSPRWLILTVIQIQYLFCTPAASLTGSIVFTQLRHARHQFGSIRAWGTIGWMAGCWAVSLMHLDGSTLSFVFSSLLWLLLSIYTLVLPELPTASGSPQRLTLHERFGLDAWSLMRVRDHRTIFITGALVAIPFSAFYPITPAHLRDLGFERTSAWMSLGQVSEIAAMMFVTGLLSSWRFKWVITAGLACGLLRYVLYACNASVPVLLGIGLHGFAFTFTYISTQIYLAQRIEAAWTTRAQALLSLMIGGVGNLIGYLTTGWWLTMCRDDQHVDWQLYWSGLGGLVLLISLYFMSSYRGQD; encoded by the coding sequence TTGCAACGCGAATTGACACGGACCGAAAAACTGGAGTTGATGGGACTGCTGTTCATTCATGGAATGGCGCTGGCTGCTTGGTTCGTTCCCATGACTCCCATTCTGAATCAAGCCGGTCTGAGCCAACTCACGCCTTATGCTTTTGCGGCGTCCGCAGTCTCGGCGCTGCTTTCGCCACTGTTCTTCGGTGCTATGGCCGATCGTTCTGTCTCGCCCGCCAAAGTGTTGCGTTGGACTGCGCTAATCACTGCGGTACTGGTGAGCCTAGTAGCTGGGTGTATCCAAAGTCAATCGCCCCGCTGGCTAATTCTGACAGTTATCCAGATTCAATATTTGTTCTGCACCCCAGCCGCCAGTCTCACAGGCTCAATTGTCTTCACCCAATTGCGACATGCGCGACACCAGTTCGGTTCGATCCGGGCCTGGGGAACCATCGGCTGGATGGCCGGATGTTGGGCGGTTAGTCTGATGCACTTGGATGGCAGCACCTTGAGCTTCGTATTTAGCAGTCTGCTGTGGCTCTTGTTGTCAATCTATACACTGGTATTGCCCGAACTGCCTACCGCCAGTGGTAGCCCACAACGATTGACATTGCATGAGCGCTTCGGGCTGGACGCGTGGAGCCTCATGCGGGTACGCGACCACCGCACGATCTTCATTACCGGCGCACTGGTGGCCATTCCGTTTTCGGCCTTCTACCCCATCACACCGGCGCATCTGCGTGATTTAGGCTTCGAGCGCACCAGTGCCTGGATGAGTCTTGGTCAAGTCAGTGAGATTGCGGCGATGATGTTTGTGACGGGATTGCTTAGTAGCTGGCGCTTCAAGTGGGTCATCACCGCCGGATTGGCCTGCGGCTTGCTGCGCTATGTGCTGTATGCGTGCAATGCTTCAGTGCCGGTTCTATTGGGCATCGGACTGCACGGCTTTGCGTTTACCTTCACTTATATCAGCACGCAGATTTATCTGGCTCAGCGCATCGAGGCGGCTTGGACCACGCGCGCTCAGGCGCTCTTAAGCCTGATGATTGGTGGCGTGGGCAACTTAATTGGTTACTTGACAACCGGTTGGTGGCTCACCATGTGCCGCGACGACCAGCATGTCGACTGGCAACTTTATTGGAGCGGTCTGGGCGGCTTAGTGCTCCTAATATCCCTGTACTTTATGAGCAGTTATCGGGGACAAGATTGA
- a CDS encoding lecithin retinol acyltransferase family protein, with amino-acid sequence MARGDHVFVENDWGGWLYEHHGIDMGDGTIIHLGPLDAPRIALKDSSQRFAVRRVSWHEFSAGRPIWTRRHPEQLDPETTVRTAESMLGCTGYSLLEGNCEHFATACATGQWVSRQVEVSASAVRCLGSAATKTLWATAVGVSARLGLRGAVKIHPAALLADGVEVVALAAGCRCGLSADHTQRLARTSGNIAAIGIGGLFGGPAGAAAGLALHAGSTVVAEGLCRRVRQWLA; translated from the coding sequence ATGGCGCGTGGCGACCATGTTTTTGTCGAAAATGATTGGGGGGGCTGGCTATACGAACACCATGGCATCGACATGGGCGACGGCACGATCATCCACCTTGGCCCACTGGATGCTCCTCGAATTGCCCTGAAAGACTCGTCGCAAAGGTTTGCGGTTCGCCGCGTCAGTTGGCACGAATTCTCCGCCGGGCGCCCCATTTGGACTCGGCGACATCCCGAACAACTTGATCCCGAAACCACCGTGCGAACTGCCGAGTCGATGCTGGGATGCACCGGATACAGTTTGTTGGAGGGCAACTGCGAGCACTTTGCAACTGCCTGCGCGACCGGCCAGTGGGTTAGCCGGCAAGTCGAAGTTAGCGCATCGGCAGTCCGCTGCCTGGGGTCGGCTGCTACGAAAACGCTGTGGGCCACGGCGGTTGGCGTTTCGGCTCGCCTGGGTCTGCGCGGTGCGGTGAAGATACATCCGGCGGCGCTATTGGCTGATGGCGTCGAAGTCGTGGCGCTAGCCGCCGGTTGTCGCTGCGGCCTCAGTGCCGACCATACGCAGCGCTTGGCCAGGACGTCGGGGAACATTGCCGCCATCGGTATCGGCGGTTTGTTTGGAGGTCCGGCGGGTGCCGCCGCCGGGTTGGCGTTGCACGCTGGCTCGACGGTCGTGGCTGAAGGTTTGTGCCGGCGTGTCCGGCAATGGTTGGCGTAA